Proteins from one Deinococcus apachensis DSM 19763 genomic window:
- a CDS encoding phosphoenolpyruvate carboxylase, with protein MGLKADVNVLGRTLGQVLREQEGEGFFELVERTRALVREVRGGGDDAELRGLLSGLDAHVAGNLARAFTWYFQLVNLAEEYERVRVLSGTQGVRPQSIEQALVELKAQGVGAEEAEALLARLDLGLTFTAHPTEMRRRTVRSHLVEIARDIPNLEGEGQERVAAHVEALWRTPELRRLKPTVLDEVKGGLNYVSSIAQALPVLQRDLARAFRHVYGRETAARLPLSFSSWMGGDRDGNPFVTPEATRETLSLHRERARELLLGTIRQAYADLSQEDPEDGEAYRAELRALHDALRDGQPVDLLPRLEALRERLHANGQHRTADLLLTPLLTVARVFGIHLVSLDVREHSGQTGAAVARLLAEAGVEPDYLALPEHAKQEVLTRELRSRRPLWPAGEVLPEELENAIGPIREVQAATRLSGPRAFGRYIISMSESVSDVLEPLLLAREVGFRVLPVPLFETLDDLQRAPQVVWELLSVPEYRAMLGTDVQEIMLGYSDSNKDTGFLAANWALHEAQRRISDVCRRAGVPWRFFHGRGTSIGRGGGPASRAILGQPAGTIDAGIRITEQGEALADKYSHPVLARRNLEQALYGMILAAARPAQNPPEGWTEAMGRAARASAAAYRSLVDDPDFLPFFEAVTPIHEIARLNIASRPVRRPGAPTLTNLRAIPWVMSWTQNRANLPGWYGLCEGLREIGPDLARTMYAEWPFFRTVLDNAQMSLAKSDFLIFAEYLRLSGEHRLAGHLRTTYDETVGLVQEVVGGELLANEPRLRESIKLRNPYIDPIHRIQVEMLCRARSAEGGLDEYERPLLLSIQGIAAGVRNTG; from the coding sequence ATGGGCCTGAAGGCGGACGTGAACGTGCTGGGCCGCACGCTGGGACAGGTGCTGAGGGAGCAGGAGGGCGAGGGCTTCTTCGAGCTCGTTGAGCGGACCCGGGCGCTGGTGCGTGAGGTGCGCGGCGGTGGTGACGACGCGGAGTTACGCGGGCTGCTGAGCGGGCTGGACGCGCACGTGGCCGGGAACCTCGCACGGGCCTTCACCTGGTACTTCCAGCTCGTTAACCTGGCTGAGGAGTACGAGCGGGTGCGGGTGCTCTCGGGCACCCAGGGGGTGCGGCCCCAGAGCATCGAGCAGGCCCTGGTGGAGTTGAAGGCCCAGGGTGTGGGCGCGGAGGAGGCCGAGGCTCTTCTGGCGCGGCTGGACCTGGGCCTCACCTTCACCGCCCACCCCACCGAGATGCGCCGCCGCACGGTCCGCAGCCACCTCGTGGAGATCGCGCGCGACATCCCGAACCTGGAAGGCGAGGGGCAGGAGCGGGTGGCCGCTCACGTCGAGGCGCTGTGGCGCACGCCGGAGCTGCGCCGGTTGAAACCTACCGTTCTCGACGAGGTGAAGGGCGGGCTGAACTACGTCTCCTCCATCGCGCAGGCGCTCCCCGTATTGCAACGGGACCTCGCGCGGGCGTTTCGCCATGTATACGGGCGGGAGACCGCAGCGCGGCTGCCCCTCTCCTTCTCCTCGTGGATGGGTGGGGACCGCGACGGCAACCCCTTCGTGACCCCGGAGGCAACCCGCGAGACGTTGAGCCTGCACCGCGAGCGGGCGCGGGAGTTGCTGTTGGGGACGATCCGGCAGGCCTACGCCGACCTCAGCCAGGAGGACCCGGAGGACGGGGAGGCCTACCGCGCCGAGTTGCGCGCCCTGCACGACGCTCTTCGCGACGGCCAGCCGGTGGACCTCCTGCCCCGGCTGGAGGCGCTACGCGAGCGGCTGCACGCGAACGGGCAGCACCGCACCGCGGACCTCCTGCTCACGCCGCTGCTGACGGTCGCGCGGGTGTTCGGCATCCACCTCGTCAGCCTGGATGTCCGCGAGCACTCCGGGCAGACGGGGGCGGCGGTCGCGCGGCTGCTCGCGGAGGCGGGGGTGGAGCCGGACTACCTGGCCCTGCCCGAGCACGCCAAGCAGGAGGTGCTGACCCGGGAGCTGCGCTCGCGCCGCCCACTCTGGCCCGCCGGGGAGGTGCTACCCGAGGAGCTGGAAAACGCCATCGGCCCCATCCGTGAGGTGCAGGCGGCGACCCGGCTGAGCGGCCCGCGCGCCTTTGGCCGCTACATCATCTCCATGAGCGAGAGCGTCAGTGACGTGCTGGAGCCGCTGCTGCTGGCGCGGGAAGTTGGTTTCCGGGTGCTGCCGGTGCCCCTCTTCGAAACGCTGGACGACCTTCAACGCGCCCCGCAGGTCGTGTGGGAACTCCTCAGCGTGCCCGAGTACCGCGCCATGCTGGGCACGGACGTTCAGGAGATCATGCTGGGCTACTCCGACTCCAACAAGGACACCGGCTTTCTGGCCGCGAACTGGGCGCTGCACGAGGCCCAGCGCCGGATCAGCGACGTGTGCCGCCGGGCGGGGGTGCCGTGGCGCTTCTTCCACGGCCGGGGCACTTCCATCGGGCGGGGGGGCGGCCCGGCCTCGCGGGCGATCCTGGGGCAGCCCGCCGGGACCATCGACGCGGGCATCCGCATCACCGAGCAGGGGGAGGCACTGGCGGACAAGTACAGCCACCCGGTCCTCGCCCGGCGCAACCTGGAGCAGGCATTGTACGGCATGATCCTCGCCGCCGCCCGCCCCGCGCAGAACCCGCCCGAGGGGTGGACCGAGGCGATGGGCCGCGCCGCCCGCGCGAGTGCCGCCGCCTACCGCTCCCTGGTGGACGACCCCGACTTCCTCCCCTTCTTCGAGGCCGTCACGCCCATCCACGAGATCGCCCGGCTGAACATCGCCTCGCGGCCGGTGCGCCGTCCGGGAGCGCCCACCCTCACCAACCTGCGCGCCATCCCCTGGGTGATGAGCTGGACGCAGAACCGCGCAAACCTCCCCGGCTGGTACGGCCTGTGCGAGGGGCTGCGCGAGATCGGCCCCGACCTCGCCCGCACCATGTACGCCGAGTGGCCCTTTTTCCGCACGGTGCTGGACAACGCGCAGATGAGCCTCGCCAAGAGCGACTTCCTGATCTTCGCGGAGTATCTGCGCCTCTCGGGCGAACACCGGCTGGCGGGGCACCTGCGCACCACCTACGACGAGACCGTGGGCCTCGTGCAGGAGGTCGTCGGCGGGGAACTGCTGGCGAACGAGCCCCGGCTGCGCGAGAGCATCAAACTCCGCAACCCGTACATCGACCCGATCCACCGCATCCAGGTCGAGATGCTGTGCCGCGCCCGGAGTGCGGAGGGCGGCCTGGACGAGTACGAGCGACCCCTGCTGCTGAGCATTCAGGGCATTGCGGCGGGGGTGCGGAACACGGGATGA
- a CDS encoding transcription elongation factor GreA, producing MTKTRIPMTQRGYDKLRETLQYLKTTRREQISEYMGSAIADGDLRESAAYDEARMQQSENEARIIELEDQLERAQIIAEDASGGAGLGARVRVRDEKGKEHNFELVGTYEVDVLKGKISDASPIGQALSGARPGQTVTVQLPKGTAKFEVLDVSYS from the coding sequence ATGACCAAGACACGCATTCCCATGACGCAGCGGGGCTACGACAAGCTGCGGGAAACATTGCAATACCTCAAGACCACCCGCCGCGAGCAGATCAGCGAGTACATGGGCTCGGCCATCGCCGACGGCGACCTGCGCGAGAGTGCGGCCTACGACGAGGCCCGCATGCAGCAGAGCGAGAACGAGGCGCGCATCATCGAACTCGAAGACCAGCTCGAACGCGCCCAGATCATCGCCGAGGACGCCTCGGGCGGGGCGGGCCTGGGTGCCCGGGTCCGCGTGCGCGACGAGAAGGGCAAGGAACACAACTTCGAGCTCGTCGGCACCTACGAGGTGGACGTGCTCAAGGGCAAGATCAGCGACGCCAGCCCCATCGGCCAGGCGCTCAGCGGCGCCCGCCCCGGCCAGACCGTCACCGTGCAGCTTCCCAAGGGCACGGCAAAATTCGAGGTGCTGGACGTCAGCTACAGCTAA
- a CDS encoding DMT family transporter, producing the protein MLSRPSHERPLLILVAVLAGGLLPAQFATNGALATAFQSVTLTGATSYLVGSVLLVGLLAARRWQPTWEAARRAPAWSWLGGVVGSAYVVGSVVLTRELGAALATTLVIAAQIITAILLDHFGVLGLPQRRLNRARLLATGLALAALALRLWGLR; encoded by the coding sequence ATGCTGAGTCGCCCGAGCCACGAGCGGCCACTCCTCATCCTCGTGGCGGTCCTCGCGGGGGGCCTCCTGCCCGCGCAGTTCGCCACGAATGGGGCGCTGGCCACGGCGTTCCAGTCGGTGACCCTCACAGGCGCAACCTCGTACCTGGTGGGAAGTGTCCTTCTGGTCGGTCTGCTCGCGGCGCGGCGCTGGCAGCCCACATGGGAGGCCGCGCGGCGAGCGCCTGCCTGGAGCTGGCTGGGCGGGGTGGTAGGCAGCGCCTATGTGGTGGGCAGCGTCGTGCTCACCCGTGAACTGGGGGCTGCCCTTGCCACCACCCTGGTGATTGCCGCGCAGATCATCACGGCGATCCTGCTGGATCACTTCGGTGTCCTCGGGTTGCCGCAGCGGCGGCTCAACCGGGCGCGGCTGCTCGCCACCGGGCTGGCCCTGGCCGCCCTCGCCCTGCGGCTGTGGGGGCTGAGGTGA
- a CDS encoding TIGR00282 family metallophosphoesterase — MLRVLFVGDVYGQPGRRVLANHLPTIRRSFDFVIVNGENAAGGFGLHREAADAILKAGGDCITLGNHAWHHKDVFSLMLDEEHYPIVRPLNYADPGTPGVGWRTFQVRGADGTRERLTVVNVLGRVFMEAVANPFRAMDELLEREGLGNVFVDVHAEATSEKAALAWHLDGRVAAVIGTHTHVPTADTRILPGGTAFQTDAGFTGPLNSIIGADPEGPIQKFLTERPHRFGVAGGLAELNGVIVQMAGGKALAAERYRYAEEG; from the coding sequence ATGCTTCGTGTGTTGTTCGTGGGGGACGTGTACGGCCAACCCGGCCGCCGGGTGCTGGCGAATCATCTGCCAACCATCCGTCGGAGCTTTGACTTCGTGATCGTGAACGGCGAGAACGCCGCCGGGGGCTTCGGGCTGCACCGCGAGGCTGCCGACGCGATCCTGAAAGCCGGGGGGGACTGTATCACTCTCGGCAACCATGCCTGGCACCACAAGGATGTGTTTTCCTTAATGCTTGATGAGGAACATTATCCCATCGTGCGGCCGCTGAACTATGCCGACCCCGGTACCCCGGGCGTGGGCTGGCGGACGTTCCAGGTGCGGGGGGCGGACGGGACCCGGGAGCGCCTGACCGTCGTGAATGTGCTTGGCCGGGTCTTCATGGAGGCCGTCGCCAACCCCTTCCGGGCGATGGACGAGCTGCTGGAGCGGGAGGGGCTGGGCAACGTCTTCGTGGACGTCCACGCCGAGGCGACGAGCGAGAAGGCGGCACTGGCGTGGCATCTGGACGGGCGGGTCGCCGCCGTGATCGGGACGCACACGCACGTGCCGACGGCGGACACGCGCATTCTGCCGGGTGGGACGGCCTTCCAGACGGACGCAGGATTCACCGGCCCCCTGAACAGCATCATCGGGGCGGACCCGGAGGGACCCATTCAGAAGTTCCTGACTGAACGCCCGCACCGTTTCGGGGTGGCGGGGGGCCTTGCGGAGCTGAACGGGGTGATTGTCCAGATGGCGGGAGGGAAGGCCCTGGCCGCCGAGCGTTACCGTTACGCCGAGGAGGGCTGA
- a CDS encoding HD-GYP domain-containing protein yields MFEDLDFFDYPLTPAPGRPATRPAVPQGERPGLAQLLLETQPAALFLLDGAGLILEVGGAWEAVTGIPPAEASGQPLHRWLRYDRARHPGVLRGAGGVLEEVTLTTRQGSQVARVAWASRGGYIAGSLEPLAPAAQHAFRTAERLQDTERALDEVVRLLGVSQDAWQADHVRRIVDLAERLAAAAGLSPAEVRAVRWGAALHDVGKARVPQAILQKPGPLDPLEHAVIRQHPAWGVQLLADLLFLPLQTLDAVRHHHERWDGRGYPIGLSGHHIPLGARIVSIADVFDALLSTRPYKRAWSYQEAVDYLITEAGRQFDPHLTRIFVCQVLGFTHLEDRFGCGDTGPEESEE; encoded by the coding sequence GTGTTTGAGGATCTGGACTTCTTCGATTACCCCCTCACCCCGGCCCCCGGCCGCCCCGCCACCCGCCCCGCCGTTCCCCAGGGTGAGCGGCCCGGGCTGGCCCAACTGCTGCTGGAGACGCAGCCCGCGGCCCTGTTCTTGCTGGACGGGGCCGGGCTGATCCTGGAGGTGGGCGGGGCCTGGGAGGCCGTGACCGGCATTCCCCCCGCCGAGGCGAGCGGTCAGCCACTGCACCGCTGGCTGCGCTACGACCGTGCCCGTCACCCCGGGGTGCTGCGCGGCGCCGGGGGCGTGCTGGAGGAAGTCACCCTGACTACCCGCCAGGGCAGCCAGGTGGCCCGCGTCGCCTGGGCCAGCCGGGGCGGGTACATCGCCGGGTCGCTGGAACCGCTCGCACCCGCCGCGCAGCACGCGTTTCGCACCGCCGAACGCCTCCAGGACACCGAGCGCGCCCTGGATGAGGTGGTGCGGCTGCTGGGTGTCAGCCAGGACGCCTGGCAGGCCGACCACGTGCGCCGCATCGTCGACCTCGCCGAGCGTCTGGCGGCGGCCGCCGGGCTGAGCCCCGCCGAGGTCCGCGCGGTTCGCTGGGGGGCGGCGCTGCACGACGTGGGCAAGGCCCGGGTGCCGCAGGCAATCTTGCAAAAGCCCGGCCCACTTGATCCCCTGGAACACGCGGTCATCCGCCAGCACCCTGCCTGGGGCGTGCAGCTTCTCGCGGACCTGCTGTTCCTGCCGCTCCAGACGCTGGACGCCGTGCGCCACCACCACGAGCGTTGGGACGGCCGGGGCTACCCCATCGGCCTGAGCGGCCACCACATCCCGCTGGGCGCCCGCATCGTCAGCATCGCGGACGTGTTCGACGCCCTGCTCAGCACCCGGCCCTATAAGCGCGCCTGGAGCTACCAGGAGGCCGTCGACTACCTCATTACCGAGGCGGGCCGCCAGTTCGACCCGCACCTCACCCGCATCTTCGTGTGCCAGGTGTTGGGTTTCACCCACCTGGAAGACCGCTTCGGCTGTGGCGACACCGGCCCCGAAGAGTCAGAAGAGTAG
- a CDS encoding cob(I)yrinic acid a,c-diamide adenosyltransferase: MKLYTKTGDDGSTGLYGPERVSKTHVRVEAYGTVDELNSAVGLARAHNAASESPDGELEADLEYLQNALFDVGADLATRQGSVSASKISRLDDQDVAHMEAMIDRYQEVAPVFRGFVHPGGTLTAAALHIARTVARRAEREVIRLAEVEEINPAVLVYLNRTSDLLFVMARAVNQRSGVSEHAWLVKGRR; the protein is encoded by the coding sequence ATGAAGCTCTATACGAAGACCGGCGACGACGGCTCCACTGGCCTCTACGGCCCCGAGCGGGTCAGCAAGACGCACGTGCGGGTCGAGGCCTACGGCACGGTGGACGAACTCAACAGCGCGGTGGGCCTGGCCCGGGCGCACAATGCCGCCAGTGAGTCGCCGGACGGCGAGCTGGAGGCCGACCTCGAATACCTCCAGAACGCTCTCTTCGATGTGGGCGCCGACCTCGCCACCCGCCAGGGCAGCGTTTCGGCGAGCAAGATCAGCCGCCTGGACGACCAGGACGTGGCCCACATGGAGGCGATGATCGACCGCTACCAGGAGGTCGCGCCCGTCTTCAGGGGCTTTGTCCACCCGGGAGGCACCCTCACCGCCGCCGCCCTCCATATCGCCCGCACGGTCGCCCGCCGAGCCGAGCGCGAGGTGATCCGGCTCGCGGAGGTCGAGGAGATCAACCCGGCCGTCCTCGTCTACCTCAACCGCACCTCCGACCTGCTGTTCGTGATGGCCCGCGCCGTCAACCAGCGGTCCGGCGTGAGCGAACACGCCTGGCTGGTGAAGGGGCGGCGGTAG
- a CDS encoding DMT family transporter, protein MTLLTLLGTVGAGLGLAAGLAFNLRLAAALGLPLAATLVNFVVGAALLLTLWVLGVDRALPAGLPPLWMFLGGAFGASYVALSLTVAARLGAGVSTVAVTLGQVLGALAVTGLGWLGQAQQSVGLPAVLSALCLLGAVVVLARDREQTSVKPPGR, encoded by the coding sequence GTGACCCTCCTGACGCTGCTGGGCACGGTCGGCGCGGGCCTGGGCCTCGCCGCGGGACTTGCCTTCAACCTGCGGCTGGCCGCCGCGCTCGGTCTGCCGCTGGCGGCCACACTCGTCAACTTCGTCGTGGGGGCTGCGCTCCTCCTGACGCTGTGGGTCCTGGGGGTGGACCGTGCCCTCCCCGCGGGCCTGCCGCCGCTCTGGATGTTCCTGGGTGGCGCGTTTGGGGCGAGCTACGTCGCGCTCAGCCTGACTGTGGCCGCGCGGCTGGGTGCCGGGGTGAGCACGGTCGCCGTGACCCTCGGGCAGGTGCTCGGCGCCCTCGCCGTCACCGGCCTGGGCTGGCTGGGGCAGGCGCAGCAGTCGGTGGGCCTGCCCGCCGTCCTCAGCGCGTTGTGTCTACTCGGCGCGGTCGTCGTCCTGGCCCGTGATCGGGAGCAGACGTCCGTGAAGCCGCCGGGGAGGTAG
- the malQ gene encoding 4-alpha-glucanotransferase, translated as MTIKRSSGVLLHPTSLPGPYGIGELGAQARHCVDWLAQAGQTYWQVMPLGPTGYGDSPYQAFSAFAGNPYLIDLATLREEGLLGDGDFADLPTFSPDRVDFGLQYVWRNGMLRRAYAHFLGGSAGHLKADFETFKTEEAAWLDDYSLFAALKDEQGGLPWNAWEPGLRDREPGALAAARGRLASDIERVKFIQFLFFRQWTALRGYARERGVQVIGDIPIFVAMDSSDAWANREQFYFDDQGQPTVVAGVPPDYFSETGQLWGNPLYRWDVMKADGFRWWIERFRGSLHLYDLIRIDHFRGLAGYWEIPFPAETAIHGQWVPALGHEMLEAVQKALGSIPIIAEDLGVITPDVEKLRDDFELPGMAVLQFAFGGGDFSVNAFLPHNLRVNQVVYSGTHDNDTSRGWWRNADEAERHNFRTYTHSHPTEETFAWQLIELAFGSRADLAIVPLQDVLNLGSEFRMNLPGTTGPQNWTWRYREGELRPELAARLREVTERSGRLAQL; from the coding sequence ATGACCATCAAGCGTTCCAGCGGCGTGCTGCTGCATCCCACCAGCCTTCCCGGCCCCTACGGCATCGGTGAACTCGGGGCGCAGGCGCGGCATTGCGTGGACTGGCTGGCGCAGGCCGGGCAAACCTACTGGCAGGTGATGCCGCTCGGCCCCACCGGGTACGGGGACAGTCCCTACCAGGCCTTCAGCGCCTTCGCCGGGAACCCCTACCTGATCGACCTCGCCACCCTGCGGGAGGAGGGGCTGCTGGGAGATGGGGACTTTGCCGACCTGCCGACCTTCAGCCCGGACCGGGTGGATTTCGGGCTCCAGTACGTGTGGCGGAACGGGATGCTGCGGCGGGCCTACGCGCATTTCCTGGGCGGCAGCGCGGGGCATCTGAAGGCCGATTTCGAGACGTTCAAGACGGAGGAGGCCGCCTGGCTGGACGACTACTCGCTCTTCGCCGCCCTCAAGGACGAGCAGGGCGGGCTGCCGTGGAACGCCTGGGAGCCGGGGCTGCGCGACCGCGAGCCGGGGGCGCTGGCGGCGGCGCGGGGGCGGCTCGCCTCCGACATCGAGCGGGTGAAGTTCATCCAGTTCCTGTTCTTCCGGCAGTGGACGGCCCTGCGCGGGTACGCCCGGGAGCGGGGGGTGCAGGTCATCGGGGACATCCCGATCTTCGTGGCGATGGATTCCAGCGACGCCTGGGCGAACCGGGAGCAGTTCTACTTTGACGACCAGGGGCAGCCCACCGTGGTGGCGGGTGTGCCGCCGGACTACTTCAGCGAGACGGGGCAGCTCTGGGGCAACCCGCTCTACCGCTGGGACGTGATGAAGGCGGACGGGTTCCGCTGGTGGATCGAGCGCTTCCGGGGCAGCCTGCACCTGTACGACCTCATCCGCATCGATCACTTCCGGGGGCTGGCGGGCTACTGGGAGATTCCCTTCCCGGCCGAGACCGCCATCCACGGGCAGTGGGTCCCCGCCCTTGGCCACGAGATGCTGGAGGCCGTGCAGAAGGCGCTGGGCAGCATTCCCATCATCGCCGAGGACCTGGGGGTCATCACCCCCGACGTGGAGAAGTTGCGCGACGACTTCGAATTGCCCGGCATGGCGGTGCTGCAATTCGCGTTCGGCGGGGGCGACTTCAGCGTGAACGCCTTCCTGCCGCACAACCTGCGGGTGAATCAGGTCGTGTACTCCGGCACCCACGACAACGACACCTCGCGCGGCTGGTGGCGTAACGCCGACGAGGCCGAGCGGCACAATTTCCGCACGTACACGCACAGCCACCCCACCGAGGAGACGTTCGCGTGGCAGCTGATCGAGCTGGCCTTTGGGAGCCGGGCGGACCTCGCCATCGTGCCTCTTCAGGACGTGCTGAACCTGGGCAGCGAGTTCCGCATGAACCTGCCCGGCACGACCGGCCCGCAGAACTGGACCTGGCGCTACCGGGAAGGCGAACTGCGCCCGGAGCTGGCGGCGAGGCTGCGGGAAGTGACCGAGCGGTCGGGCCGCCTGGCGCAGCTGTAA
- a CDS encoding MerR family transcriptional regulator produces the protein MRIGELARRVNVSPRLLRYYEEQGILTASRRANGYRDYPEAVVAHVLQLRGLLGAGLPISLVKEVLPCLDTPHTIHPRGTQPEMLDRLETERDRIAARISCLQRNLDALNAYLEVVRPRQEGGADTRA, from the coding sequence ATGAGAATAGGTGAACTGGCCCGGCGCGTGAACGTCTCCCCCCGCCTGCTGCGCTACTACGAGGAGCAGGGCATCCTCACGGCGAGCCGCCGGGCCAACGGCTACCGGGACTACCCCGAAGCGGTGGTAGCGCACGTCCTCCAACTTCGCGGGCTCCTGGGGGCGGGCCTTCCCATCAGCCTGGTCAAGGAGGTGCTGCCCTGTCTGGACACCCCCCATACGATTCACCCCAGGGGGACCCAGCCCGAAATGCTGGATCGCCTGGAGACCGAGCGGGACCGTATCGCCGCCCGCATCTCCTGCCTGCAACGCAATCTGGACGCCCTGAATGCCTACCTGGAGGTCGTGCGCCCGCGCCAGGAGGGTGGAGCCGACACCCGCGCCTGA
- a CDS encoding N-acetylmuramoyl-L-alanine amidase family protein produces the protein MKRLLLLLLLAASTVLAAPRVGTHDGYTRVVFDLPRTTSASTKVSGQSVTVKLGVSLSAAGGKLSAPGVTAYTVKGSTVTIKLAKDHASAKVSVLPPRDGQGARLVIDVPTSAAAAKVPSTPVRTAPAAVTRPTGTRAPARPRVVLDPGHGGVDPGMRSRWVQEHEATLAVALRVRDELRKHGVDVVMTRETNTDLSADKATDLDMRSRLATTGKTSAFVSIHVNASTNPAGQGIETYYFGQPLDASRSRAITENGGGSVGAELTRRAANSAQSLLGDLLAQAKLAFSRQLAQKVQANLISATGAVNRGVQTDAFYVIRNPTTPAILIEIGFGSSPVEGPRLAQPAYRDRVATAIARAILDFLNMK, from the coding sequence GTGAAGCGTCTCCTTCTCCTCCTCCTGCTCGCCGCGTCCACCGTCCTCGCCGCCCCCCGCGTGGGCACGCACGACGGCTACACGCGGGTGGTGTTCGACCTGCCGCGCACCACGTCCGCCAGCACCAAGGTGAGCGGCCAGAGCGTGACGGTAAAACTCGGGGTCAGCCTCTCCGCCGCGGGGGGGAAGTTGAGTGCCCCCGGCGTCACGGCCTACACAGTGAAGGGCAGCACCGTGACCATCAAGCTGGCGAAGGACCACGCGAGCGCCAAGGTGAGCGTGTTACCTCCCAGGGACGGCCAGGGCGCCCGGCTGGTGATCGACGTGCCGACGAGCGCCGCCGCCGCGAAGGTGCCGTCCACGCCCGTCCGCACGGCACCCGCCGCGGTGACCCGTCCCACCGGCACCCGGGCGCCGGCCCGCCCGCGCGTGGTCCTCGATCCCGGGCACGGCGGCGTGGACCCGGGCATGCGGAGCCGCTGGGTGCAGGAACACGAGGCCACGCTCGCCGTGGCCCTGCGCGTGCGTGACGAGCTGCGAAAGCACGGGGTGGACGTGGTCATGACCCGCGAGACGAACACGGACCTGAGCGCGGACAAGGCCACGGACCTCGACATGCGCTCCCGGCTGGCGACGACGGGCAAAACGAGCGCCTTTGTCAGCATCCATGTCAACGCCTCCACCAACCCCGCCGGGCAGGGCATCGAGACGTATTACTTCGGGCAACCGCTCGACGCCAGCCGCAGCCGCGCCATCACGGAAAACGGTGGTGGGAGCGTCGGTGCGGAGCTGACACGCCGGGCCGCGAACAGCGCCCAAAGCCTGCTCGGAGACCTGCTCGCCCAGGCCAAGCTCGCCTTCTCGCGCCAGCTCGCCCAGAAGGTCCAGGCGAACCTGATCTCCGCGACGGGCGCCGTGAACCGGGGCGTGCAGACCGACGCCTTTTACGTGATCCGCAACCCGACCACGCCCGCCATCCTGATCGAGATCGGCTTCGGCTCCAGCCCGGTCGAGGGTCCCCGCCTTGCCCAGCCCGCCTACCGCGACCGGGTGGCGACGGCGATTGCACGGGCCATTCTGGACTTCCTGAATATGAAGTAG